Proteins encoded together in one Hylaeus volcanicus isolate JK05 chromosome 3, UHH_iyHylVolc1.0_haploid, whole genome shotgun sequence window:
- the LOC128873516 gene encoding transcriptional repressor CTCF-like, which translates to MCLLLVLNCSRPIKCGWNYADGYNPMDGLLHSELDKFKTPDAAAQSIPNYQFVHKRHVCGFCKKVFILKNRLRRHMQCGCKMNPRKSQFACSFCPYKTTYKANMERHVRNVHETGALKFRCDLCNFRSNYSFCVRRHMKTFHRTPDSAEAKQ; encoded by the exons ATGTGCTTGCTACTGGTTCTCAATTGTTCCCGACCAATAAAAT GTGGTTGGAATTACGCGGACGGCTACAACCCCATGGACGGGCTGCTTCATTCGGAGctcgataaatttaaaacCCCTGATGCGGCGGCACAATCCATCCCCAACTATCAGTTCGTACACAAACGCCACGTGTGCGGTTTCTGCAAGAAAGTCTTCATCCTGAAGAACCGGCTCAGGCGGCACATGCAGTGCGGCTGCAAGATGAACCCGAGGAAATCTCAGTTCGCCTGCTCCTTTTGCCCCTACAAGACCACCTACAAAGCGAACATGGAGAGGCACGTTCGAAACGTTCACGAAACAGGCGCGCTCAAGTTTCGTTGCGATCTCTGCAACTTCCGCAGCAACTATTCGTTCTGCGTGCGAAGGCACATGAAGACTTTTCATCGCACCCCTGACTCGGCCGAGGCGAAACAGTAG
- the LOC128873517 gene encoding zinc finger protein 142-like, translating into MEPLYPCPYCTHRARIPTLLKYHVKKEKLSCPNKHAPLLRMDQISVRFVRISLSVRKVQLKPILFCPNCGKGPFTWKTNLRRHLSTSCGRSPKFHCDICVFKTSRKDILLRHMRNMHPPALHELA; encoded by the exons ATGGAACCGCTTTATCCTTGCCCCTATTGCACGCACAGGGCCAGGATACCGACTCTGCTCAAGTATCACGTG aagaaagaaaagcttTCCTGTCCGAATAAACACGCGCCGTTGTTGCGAATGGACCAAATTTCTGTGCGTTTTGTCA GGATCAGCCTGTCGGTTCGCAAGGTCCAACTGAAACCAATCTTATTCTGCCCGAATTGTGGCAAAGGACCTTTCACCTGGAAGACGAACCTGCGACGTCATCTGAGCACTAGCTGCGGACGATCACCCAAGTTCCACTGCGACATATGCGTCTTCAAGACCAGCAGAAAGGACATTCTCCTCAGGCATATGAGAAATATGCATCCACCCGCACTTCACGAATTAGCATAA
- the LOC128873998 gene encoding zinc finger protein 787-like codes for MFLKQCLPPPDIPNNAPAPFDPGLGCSADPRLLFQGSSAWIPETDKPYMCSSCGKGYTHIFTLNRHRRTVCGKIRNTNGKWKCPRCTRSYVTEGNLVRHVRFECGVRRKFCCIFCNRKFTQRCSLIRHLRNFHNESFDSNNTGAVPSEYQPMEACHVESKGGCFATNCHATFGDVARTTYSV; via the exons ATGTTCCTGAAGCAGTGCCTGCCGCCACCGGACATCCCCAACAACGCCCCCGCGCCGTTCGATCCTGGATTGGGCTGCTCGGCGGATCCGCGGTTGCTGTTTCAGGGCTCCTCTGCCTGGATACCCGAAACCGACAAGCCCTACATGTGCTCGAGCTGCGGCAAAGGCTACACCCACATATTCACCCTGAACCGTCACCGTCGCACCGTCTGCGGGAAAATCAGAAATACCAACGGCAAGTGGAAGTGTCCCCGGTGCACCAGGTCCTACGTAACCGAAGGGAACCTCGTCCGTCACGTGAGGTTCGAGTGCGGCGTCAGACGGAAGTTCTGCTGCATATTCTGCAACCGCAAGTTCACCCAGCGTTGCAGCCTGATACGGCACCTGAGGAACTTCCACAACGAGAGCTTCGACAGCAACAACACCGGTGCCGTTCCCTCGGAATACCAACCGATGGAAGCCTGTCACGTGGAA TCAAAGGGCGGCTGTTTTGCGACCAACTGCCACGCGACATTTGGAGACGTTGCAAGGACGACCTACTCTGTTTGA